In Silene latifolia isolate original U9 population chromosome X, ASM4854445v1, whole genome shotgun sequence, the following proteins share a genomic window:
- the LOC141618720 gene encoding flowering time control protein FCA produces MDRPYRLDRDRDRDRDHFRDRDNNNNNNNYNNYRDRDRDRDRDRDRDRDRDFPQHQPRRPSRFSDAPPPLDNRRSPRGGGFSGGPDHRRSPRGGGFSGGPPPYPPPSDHRRSPRGPIGGPPEDMWPMRGCVGGYGGNNDGDFGRDYVSQRPTFQQSNSVNQSPNFLQLQPPPPPPPPQVNQLPQRPPLQHPPVNHQPPPPPQLSGQKRGFPFSGRGGDGAGGGSPEHYDGKSFVKLFVGSVPRTATEEEIRPLFDEQGAVLEVAFIKDKRTGQQQGCCFIKYATSEEADRAIRALHNQYTLPGGAGPIQVRYADGERERIGNVEYKLFVGALNKFATEKEVEEIFVSFGCAEDVYLMRDERNQSRGCGFVKFSNKESAMAAVNALNGVYVMRGCDQPLTVRFADPKRPRAGEPRAGPPSGSPGFGPSPSPGIRAAPGPNIPDPKGGMGPPNAWQPWSPPNMGPSPNGSMPVYGNQFPPRSGEAPNLSIPDGHTGARGGIREGSFVGSMSASSTSPQNFDQSFSQAPPSGQQLSSLQNSRESPQHFATAVQLRQGPGSYSQAPNSQSSMRPPSQMQSGAIGTYSQLSQPNQVQSQPRPNTASSLTNSQLTIPAAQPLPFQQSPSHLAQMLSQQTQTLQASFQSSQQAFSQLQQQVQMMQPSTQNQLPQQGFQASKQQSQWAGALPTTAVGASHVGPNTDAQPSASSDSSGAAVAAKTAPAKCNWTEHTSPAGHKYYYNSATGESRWEKPLEMTVYEQQQQQQQQQQKLVVQPQQAQPNLQANPTQQASQSQPSQLQAQFHSANHLQQPPLSSFYPTPRGLGNQIVQEKTYQQSLTPDNSVNDPARFQQGYPAAQQWPWNNSRGN; encoded by the exons ATGGATAGACCCTACCGCCTCGACCGCGACCGTGACCGAGACCGAGATCACTTCCGTGATcgagacaacaacaacaacaacaacaattacaataattATCGCGATCGTGACCGAGACCGTGACCGTGACCGAGACCGTGACCGTGACCGTGATTTCCCCCAACACCAACCACGTCGTCCCTCTCGCTTTTCCGACGCACCTCCGCCTCTTGATAACCGCCGTAGCCCCCGCGGTGGTGGATTCTCCGGCGGACCCGATCACCGCCGCAGCCCTCGCGGTGGTGGATTCTCCGGCGGACCTCCTCCATATCCTCCGCCGTCTGACCACCGTAGAAGCCCTCGGGGTCCGATCGGCGGACCACCGGAAGATATGTGGCCGATGCGTGGTTGTGTTGGAGGATACGGAGGTAATAACGACGGTGATTTTGGGCGTGATTATGTTTCTCAACGACCAACTTTTCAGCAATCAAATTCGGTTAATCAGTCGCCGAATTTTCTGCAGTTACAacctcctcctccccctcctcctcctcaagtTAATCAATTGCCGCAGCGGCCGCCATTGCAGCATCCTCCGGTTAATCATCAGCCTCCGCCTCCGCCACAGCTTTCGGGTCAGAAGCGAGGGTTTCCTTTCTCCGGCCGTGGTGGTGATGGTGCCGGCGGCGGTTCTCCAG AGCATTATGATGGAAAAAGTTTTGTCAAACTTTTTGTGGGCTCTGTACCAAGAACAGCTACTGAAGAAGAA ATTCGACCCCTTTTTGATGAACAAGGAGCGGTTTTGGAGGTTGCTTTTATCAAAGACAAGAGAACAGGTCAACAACAAG GATGTTGTTTCATAAAATATGCTACATCTGAAGAAGCAGATAGGGCAATTAGAGCTTTGCATAATCAATATACTCTACCGGGG GGGGCTGGTCCTATACAAGTTAGATATGCTGATGGTGAACGTGAACGGATTGGTAATG TTGAGTATAAGCTGTTTGTGGGTGCACTGAACAAGTTTGCTACAGAGAAAGAAGTGGAGGAG ATTTTTGTTTCATTTGGGTGTGCCGAAGATGTGTACCTTATGCGGGATGAAAGGAACCAAAGCAGAG GATGTGGGTTTGTCAAGTTTTCCAACAAGGAGTCAGCAATGGCAGCCGTAAATGCTCTGAATGGAGTATATGTAATGAGG GGGTGTGATCAACCTTTGACTGTTCGATTTGCCGATCCCAAGAGGCCTAGGGCTGGAGAACCAAG GGCTGGTCCTCCCTCTGGAAGTCCAGGCTTTGGGCCTTCTCCATCACCTGGAATCAG GGCAGCACCTGGTCCTAATATCCCTGATCCCAAGGGTGGCATGGGGCCACCAAATGCTTGGCAACCTTGGAGCCCACCAAATATGGGTCCGTCTCCTAATGGCAGTATGCCTGTCTATGGCAATCAATTTCCCCCTAGGTCTGGCGAGGCACCAAATTTATCCATTCCT GATGGGCATACTGGTGCTCGAGGAGGCATTAGAGAAGGTTCCTTTGTTGGATCTATGTCAGCTTCTTCTACTTCTCCACAG AATTTTGATCAATCTTTTTCTCAAGCTCCCCCAAGTGGCCAGCAATTATCTTCTTTGCAAAATTCCCGCGAGTCTCCTCAGCACTTTGCAACTGCTGTACAATTGCGTCAAGGGCCAGGCTCATATTCTCAGGCACCAAATTCTCAGTCATCAATGAGACCACCTAGTCAAATGCAAAGTGGTGCCATAGGAACATATAGTCAGCTGTCTCAGCCAAACCAGGTCCAAAGTCAACCTAGGCCTAATACTGCCTCATCGTTGACTAATTCACAACTAACTATTCCTGCCGCACAACCCCTTCCGTTTCAACAATCTCCTTCTCATTTAGCCCAGATGCTTTCACAACAGACTCAAACTCTCCAAGCAAGCTTCCAATCATCTCAACAGGCATTTTCTCAGCTTCAGCAACAGGTGCAGATGATGCAACCTTCAACTCAGAATCAACTGCCTCAGCAGGGCTTTCAGGCTTCCAAGCAGCAG TCACAGTGGGCAGGGGCTTTACCTACAACAGCAGTGGGTGCTTCTCATGTTGGACCGAACACAGATGCACAGCCATCGGCATCTTCAGATTCTTCTGGAGCAGCAGTTGCTGCTAAAACAGCTCCTGCTAAGTGTAACTGGACAGAGCATACTTCCCCTGCTGGCCATAAATACTATTATAATAGTGCCACAGGCGAGAGCAGG TGGGAAAAGCCCTTAGAAATGACGGTGTATgaacaacagcagcagcaacaacaacaacaacagaaaTTAGTTGTACAACCACAACAGGCTCAGCCAAACCTGCAGGCTAATCCTACTCAGCAAGCTTCTCAATCACAACCATCACAGCTGCAAGCCCAATTTCACAGTGCTAATCATTTACAGCAGCCTCCATTGTCATCATTT